The Rhea pennata isolate bPtePen1 chromosome 7, bPtePen1.pri, whole genome shotgun sequence genome contains a region encoding:
- the LOC134142838 gene encoding pancreatic lipase-related protein 2-like, whose amino-acid sequence MEGVMKVQKRKEYWVIEMCIIAFYLLGPVTGKEICYDRLGCFSDDPPWAGIPGRLLTGLPDSPEHMNISFSLFTRETGNNSQVISAINSSTIQNSYFSSLRKTSFIIHGFGSTGKKGWVVEMCLLLLEVENMNCIAVDWKEGAKGTYARAVNNIRVIGAEVAYFIKTLQKIFKYSPSEIHLIGHSLGAHTAGEVGRRIQGIRRITGLDPAGPFFEATPPEVRLDPSDARFVDVIHSNAAHFPDAGLGMYNTTGHLDFYPNGGTVMPGCNDLTLQMKQSNFEALIADATVIGSCHHSRSHEFYFESILYPTGFIGYPCETYKSFESGECFPCPQQGCPMMGHYADRFPAKLKRINQKYFLNTAADPPFTSWRQRVFIKLSDIKRTRGNINLVFHDTEGNTKEYQITSGVLSQDQIYTKYLDVEINPKLIKKVEFLWIKTPFTLLWARLGADTVNIIHGEDGHRSTLCGHGTVTYGVPQLLKPC is encoded by the exons ATGGAGGGAGTTATGAAGGTGCAGAAGCGCAAGGAGTACTGG GTGATTGAAATGTGTATTATTGCATTTTATCTCCTTGGCCCAGTAACAG GTAAAGAAATTTGCTACGATAGGCTTGGCTGTTTTTCAGATGACCCACCCTGGGCTGGGATACCAGGGAGACTTCTGACAGGTTTGCCTGACTCTCCAGAACATATGAACatcagcttttctctcttcacaagagaaacaggaaataaCTCACAG GTGATCTCAGCAATAAACTCCTCAACCATCCAAAACTCATATTTTTCCTCACTTAGGAAAACCTCCTTCATCATTCATGGATTtggcagcactggaaaaaaaggctgGGTGGTAGAAATGTGCTTG CTGTTACTGGAAGTGGAAAATATGAACTGCATTGCTGTTGATTGGAAAGAGGGTGCAAAAGGCACCTATGCCAGAGCAGTGAATAACATCCGTGTGATTGGGGCTGAGGTTGCTTATTTCATAAAAACTCTACAG AAAATCTTCAAGTACTCCCCTTCTGAAATCCATTTAATTGGCCACAGTCTTGGTGCACATACTGCCGGAGAAGTGGGTAGAAGAATCCAAGGCATCAGACGAATAACAG gTTTGGACCCTGCTGGGCCTTTTTTTGAAGCTACTCCTCCTGAGGTGAGACTGGATCCTTCAGATGCAAGATTTGTTGATGTTATTCACAGTAATGCTGCCCACTTTCCTGATGCAG GACTTGGAATGTATAACACCACTGGTCACCTTGACTTTTACCCAAACGGAGGAACTGTAATGCCTGGATGCAATGATTTAACTCTACAGATGAAACAAAGCAATTTTGAGGCTCTCATTGCAG ATGCTACAGTCATAGGAAGCTGCCATCATTCACGCAGCcatgagttttattttgaaagtatccTCTATCCCACTGGATTCATTGGATATCCCTGTGAAACATACAAGTCCTTTGAGTCA GGGGAGTGCTTCCCATGTCCCCAGCAAGGATGCCCCATGATGGGACACTATGCTGACAGATTTCCAGCTAAATTGAAGAGAATAaaccaaaagtattttttaaatacagcagcAGACCCACCTTTTACTA gCTGGAGACAAAGAGTATTTATCAAACTGTCTGATATAAAGAGAACAAGGGGGAACATAAACCTAGTTTTCCATGACACAGAGGGAAATACAAAAGAATATCAAATTACTAG TGGAGTCCTCTCTCAAGACCAAATTTATACAAAATACCTTGATGTTGAAATTAACCCTAAACTTATTAAAAAAGTTGAATTTCTCTGGATTAAAACTCCATTCACCCTGCTGTGGGCAAGACTAGGAGCAGATACAGTCAACATAATTCATGGAGAAGATGGACATAG ATCAACTCTTTGTGGCCATGGAACTGTGACATATGGAGTTCCCCAGTTACTTAAACCTTGCTAG